Proteins encoded together in one Kutzneria kofuensis window:
- a CDS encoding alpha/beta fold hydrolase, with the protein MFTAPIEAETMTLTTHTIELDGVEQRYHVAGRGPICVAHSGGPGIGWEYMRMRPLEEHLTMVYVEPIGTGESGRLANDADYTLDNYVRYLHAVVEDLDDGPVALLGHSHGGFVALKYALAHLVDALVLYDTSPVTGAEFFGDAVANIQHSGSEVLAAFTSQHAEMTDEELTGVLRTILPAYFADWRAEFEPFRAATRIWSAPSRGQDVPFDVRDQLPTIPAPALVVAGDKDVICGPRWARMLHDGLPSSRLRVIENCGHIGHVERPEAFYAEVLKFLS; encoded by the coding sequence GTGTTCACAGCACCGATCGAGGCGGAGACCATGACCCTCACCACCCACACCATCGAGCTGGACGGCGTCGAGCAGCGCTACCACGTGGCCGGTCGCGGCCCGATCTGCGTCGCCCACTCCGGCGGCCCCGGCATCGGCTGGGAGTACATGCGGATGCGGCCGCTGGAGGAGCACCTGACCATGGTGTACGTCGAGCCGATCGGCACCGGCGAGTCCGGCCGGCTGGCGAACGACGCCGACTACACGCTCGACAACTACGTGCGCTACCTGCACGCCGTCGTGGAGGACCTCGACGACGGCCCGGTCGCGCTCCTCGGCCACTCGCACGGCGGCTTCGTCGCGCTGAAGTACGCGCTGGCGCACCTCGTCGACGCGCTCGTGCTCTACGACACCTCGCCCGTCACCGGCGCCGAGTTCTTCGGCGACGCCGTCGCCAACATCCAGCACAGCGGCAGCGAGGTCCTCGCCGCGTTCACGTCGCAGCACGCCGAGATGACCGACGAGGAGCTGACCGGCGTGCTGCGCACCATCCTGCCGGCGTACTTCGCCGACTGGCGCGCGGAGTTCGAGCCGTTCCGGGCAGCCACCCGCATCTGGAGCGCACCCTCCCGAGGCCAGGACGTGCCGTTCGACGTCCGCGACCAGCTGCCGACCATTCCCGCGCCGGCGCTGGTCGTCGCCGGGGACAAGGACGTCATCTGCGGCCCGCGCTGGGCTCGGATGCTGCATGACGGGCTGCCGTCCTCGCGGCTGCGGGTCATCGAGAACTGCGGCCACATCGGGCACGTCGAGCGGCCCGAGGCGTTCTATGCGGAGGTGCTCAAGTTCCTGTCGTGA
- a CDS encoding RNA polymerase sigma factor: protein MLSDVELVRAARGGDVGALGLLLTRHEAGMRAVALSILGYGPDADDAVQDASLAALRRIGDLREPGSVGPWLRMIVRNACRLRLRSARTVVPVADPMPPADPLSPDRVLDSHASRDWIWHAVNELSPTLRQAVLLRYFTDVNSYEQIAEVLEVPVGTVRSRLNQARGKLAELLRATADQAHADAGAANAASAREAVETLAVAERGDFPTLVADRWLPESEFIAGNGTVRGGRDLAMYGMDKDLTEGVRQRFVHAVAGRDVTIWTMDLISPPDDPEHCPPGVVWVMTRREGRIARLRLFHPV, encoded by the coding sequence GTGCTCTCTGACGTGGAACTGGTCCGGGCCGCACGCGGCGGCGACGTCGGCGCGCTCGGACTGCTGCTGACCCGGCACGAGGCTGGCATGCGCGCGGTGGCGCTGAGCATCCTCGGCTACGGCCCGGACGCCGACGACGCCGTGCAGGACGCGTCGCTGGCCGCCCTGCGACGGATCGGCGACCTGCGGGAACCCGGGTCGGTCGGGCCGTGGCTGCGGATGATCGTGCGCAACGCGTGCCGGCTGCGGCTGCGCTCAGCCCGGACCGTGGTGCCGGTGGCGGACCCGATGCCGCCGGCCGATCCGCTGTCGCCGGACCGCGTCCTGGACAGCCACGCCTCCCGGGACTGGATCTGGCACGCGGTGAACGAACTCTCGCCAACGCTCCGGCAGGCGGTGCTGCTGCGCTACTTCACCGACGTCAACTCGTACGAACAGATCGCAGAGGTGCTGGAGGTGCCGGTCGGCACCGTGCGCAGCCGGCTCAACCAGGCCCGCGGCAAGCTGGCCGAGTTGCTGCGGGCCACCGCCGACCAGGCGCACGCCGACGCCGGCGCGGCCAACGCCGCCAGCGCCCGCGAGGCCGTCGAGACGCTGGCGGTGGCCGAACGCGGCGACTTCCCGACCCTGGTCGCCGACCGCTGGCTGCCCGAGTCCGAGTTCATCGCCGGCAACGGCACGGTCCGCGGCGGCCGGGACCTGGCGATGTACGGGATGGACAAGGACCTGACCGAAGGGGTGCGGCAGCGGTTCGTGCACGCGGTCGCCGGCCGGGACGTGACGATCTGGACGATGGACCTGATCAGCCCGCCGGACGATCCCGAGCACTGCCCGCCCGGCGTGGTCTGGGTGATGACCCGGCGCGAGGGGCGGATCGCCCGGCTCCGCCTGTTCCATCCGGTGTGA
- a CDS encoding MalY/PatB family protein: MTELLPVEPLHRLRERRSAKWRAYGPEVLPLTIAEMDFALPDAVRDVLADAVGRSDTGYAMPTDGLGEALAGFAERRWGWRLDPTAVTATTDVSAGVVEMLRLFTNPGDRVVINTPVYPPFFDWLDEARTELHEVPLTHTDQDGWRLDLPALDRAFATKPAAFVLCNPQNPVGRVHTPEDLAAVVELATRHGVPVISDEIHAPLALPGATFTPFLSVPGAAEIGVAVVSGSKAFNLAALKCAMVVTGSQRMRDVVAKLPPDTPWRTGHFGVLATTAAYTHGDQWLDRLLVTLDDRRTLLAKLVRDRLPAVSWRPPQATYLAWLDCRSLGSGTEPRDLFLGAGVALEPGTRFGEHSGYVRLNFGTSVEVLELAVDRMASAL; encoded by the coding sequence ATGACCGAGCTGCTCCCCGTCGAACCACTGCACCGGCTGCGGGAACGGCGCAGCGCCAAGTGGCGCGCGTACGGCCCGGAGGTGCTGCCCCTGACCATCGCCGAGATGGACTTCGCCCTGCCCGACGCCGTCCGGGACGTGCTGGCCGACGCGGTCGGGCGCTCGGACACCGGCTACGCGATGCCCACCGACGGCCTGGGCGAGGCGCTGGCCGGCTTCGCCGAGCGCCGCTGGGGCTGGCGGCTCGACCCGACCGCGGTCACGGCGACCACCGACGTCAGCGCGGGCGTCGTCGAGATGCTGCGCCTGTTCACGAACCCGGGGGACCGGGTCGTCATCAACACCCCCGTCTACCCGCCGTTCTTCGACTGGCTCGACGAGGCCCGCACCGAGCTGCACGAGGTGCCGCTCACCCACACCGACCAGGACGGCTGGCGCCTCGACCTGCCCGCGCTGGACCGGGCGTTCGCGACCAAGCCGGCCGCCTTCGTGCTGTGCAACCCGCAGAATCCGGTCGGCCGCGTGCACACGCCCGAGGACCTGGCCGCCGTCGTCGAGCTGGCCACCAGGCACGGGGTGCCGGTGATCAGCGACGAGATCCACGCCCCGCTGGCGCTGCCCGGCGCCACCTTCACGCCGTTCCTCTCCGTGCCCGGCGCCGCCGAGATCGGCGTGGCCGTGGTGTCAGGGAGCAAGGCGTTCAACCTCGCCGCCCTCAAGTGCGCCATGGTCGTGACGGGCTCGCAGCGCATGCGGGACGTGGTGGCGAAGCTGCCGCCGGACACGCCGTGGCGCACCGGCCACTTCGGCGTCCTCGCCACGACCGCCGCCTACACGCACGGCGATCAGTGGCTGGACCGGCTGCTGGTCACCCTCGACGACCGCCGCACGCTGCTCGCCAAGCTGGTCCGCGACCGGCTGCCGGCGGTCAGCTGGCGGCCGCCGCAGGCCACGTACCTGGCCTGGCTGGACTGCCGCAGCTTGGGCAGCGGAACCGAGCCACGCGACCTGTTCCTCGGCGCCGGGGTGGCGCTGGAGCCGGGAACCCGGTTCGGTGAGCACAGCGGCTACGTGCGGTTGAACTTCGGCACCAGCGTCGAGGTCCTGGAGCTGGCCGTCGACAGGATGGCGAGTGCTCTCTGA
- a CDS encoding TetR/AcrR family transcriptional regulator — translation MPRHSVRDVIVETALGEFHRIGYAACSVDTITRAAGVPKGSFYNHFRSKEELAVEVVAKYAAQAEWHGVTDPELTPLAKLRAQFRVMADVFVGNGHTRGCMIGNMGEELADHSEPMRAQVRASLSGWAEDIAATLRAAREAGELTVDADPDVLGRFVLDAWEGALLRAKAVKNDQPVEDFFTTVFVHLLR, via the coding sequence ATGCCGCGTCACAGCGTCCGGGACGTCATCGTCGAGACCGCGCTCGGCGAGTTCCACCGCATCGGCTACGCCGCCTGCTCGGTGGACACCATCACGCGGGCCGCCGGCGTGCCCAAGGGCTCGTTCTACAACCACTTCAGGAGCAAGGAAGAGCTCGCCGTCGAGGTCGTCGCCAAATACGCCGCCCAGGCCGAGTGGCACGGCGTCACCGATCCGGAGCTGACGCCGCTGGCGAAGCTGCGGGCCCAGTTCCGGGTGATGGCCGACGTGTTCGTGGGCAACGGGCACACGCGGGGCTGCATGATCGGCAACATGGGCGAGGAGCTCGCCGACCACAGCGAGCCGATGCGGGCCCAGGTGCGAGCCAGCCTCAGCGGTTGGGCCGAGGACATCGCGGCGACGCTGCGCGCGGCGCGGGAGGCCGGCGAGCTGACCGTCGACGCGGATCCGGACGTGCTCGGCCGGTTCGTGCTCGACGCCTGGGAGGGCGCGCTGCTGCGGGCCAAGGCCGTCAAGAACGACCAGCCCGTCGAGGACTTCTTCACCACGGTGTTCGTGCACCTGTTGCGCTGA
- a CDS encoding serine hydrolase has translation MTLFRGRRAAALAVTAVLFGGVAAQAAPEGGSHGLADALRHAVDAQNFKDVIDLTPPVAGQSRRVPAAEKYDPTTMPVARRVFGPAVTPQPIHQTPNMDAAVIELDDAGRPTAMADVLLSPQYPHGVSVPLDQRRLATDQVRYRWWDDNEWDENGGKGTRDVLPGRERAALDFSSPYPASVLKLMVGFGIMRLSDQHRIDLDATYDYRPATINPVCGEATSEPIRQYFDEMITMSRNESTCALLKLLHDQKYVDTLNATFTRLGLPTLMITGTDPGNGGHWIGSNMSSIDTAKLLLIVNGGPGTLWTNADGSRVTRDVLSSSARQFYLKTLGNQGHNEMLSTTNWCGRAYPAPGIPQVTPQRWIDPTDGTMDVDGLYYGQDVRPCNASAEVTMAHKTGWVDTTGSDAAIVHSLPGKAKRNYIVVVFCNLGTDYVDVNRPADPPGVYPVPYTQKYAQLGKAIDGIVTSMRH, from the coding sequence GTGACCCTGTTCCGAGGACGGCGCGCGGCGGCCCTCGCGGTGACCGCGGTGTTGTTCGGCGGCGTGGCCGCGCAGGCGGCGCCCGAGGGCGGCAGCCACGGGCTCGCCGACGCGCTGCGACACGCCGTGGACGCCCAGAACTTCAAGGACGTCATCGACCTCACGCCGCCCGTGGCCGGGCAGTCCAGGCGCGTGCCCGCGGCGGAGAAGTACGACCCGACGACCATGCCCGTGGCCAGGCGGGTGTTCGGGCCCGCCGTGACGCCGCAGCCCATTCACCAGACGCCCAACATGGACGCCGCGGTGATCGAGCTCGACGACGCCGGCCGGCCCACCGCCATGGCCGACGTGCTGCTCAGCCCGCAGTACCCGCACGGCGTCTCCGTGCCGCTCGACCAGCGCCGGCTGGCCACCGACCAGGTCCGGTACCGGTGGTGGGACGACAACGAGTGGGACGAGAACGGTGGTAAGGGCACCCGGGACGTCCTGCCCGGCCGGGAAAGGGCTGCCCTCGACTTCAGCTCGCCGTATCCCGCGTCCGTGCTCAAGCTGATGGTCGGGTTCGGCATCATGCGGCTGTCCGACCAGCACCGGATCGACCTGGACGCCACCTACGACTACCGGCCGGCGACGATCAACCCCGTCTGCGGCGAGGCCACCAGCGAGCCGATCCGGCAGTACTTCGACGAGATGATCACCATGTCGAGGAACGAGTCGACCTGCGCCCTGCTCAAGCTGCTGCACGACCAGAAGTACGTCGACACGCTCAACGCCACCTTCACCCGGCTCGGCCTGCCGACCCTGATGATCACCGGCACCGATCCCGGCAACGGCGGGCACTGGATCGGCTCCAACATGAGCTCCATCGACACGGCCAAGCTGCTGCTCATCGTCAACGGCGGTCCCGGCACCCTGTGGACCAACGCCGACGGCAGCCGCGTGACCCGTGACGTGCTCAGCTCCTCGGCCCGGCAGTTCTATCTGAAGACCCTGGGCAACCAGGGCCACAACGAGATGCTGTCCACCACGAACTGGTGCGGACGGGCCTATCCGGCGCCCGGCATCCCGCAGGTCACTCCCCAGCGCTGGATCGACCCCACCGACGGCACCATGGACGTCGACGGCCTGTACTACGGGCAGGACGTTCGCCCGTGCAACGCTTCCGCCGAGGTCACCATGGCGCACAAGACCGGCTGGGTCGACACCACCGGCAGCGACGCCGCCATCGTGCACTCCCTGCCCGGGAAGGCGAAGCGGAACTACATCGTCGTCGTGTTCTGCAACCTCGGCACCGACTACGTCGACGTCAACCGCCCGGCCGACCCGCCCGGCGTGTACCCCGTGCCGTACACCCAGAAGTACGCGCAGCTCGGCAAGGCCATCGACGGCATCGTGACGAGCATGCGGCACTGA
- a CDS encoding HelD family protein, producing the protein MTAEQELVSERDYLDYAHVCLRQSRKQLRELAERARKRPGDELMVEWLEWRADQLRDANESPLFFGRIDGPEPKPCYIGRRYVSDERDEPVVIDWRTDMASRFYRASPSNRMEVTRRRRFGFDGVVLTSFDDEPLTEETADTGLSRLVIAEIERAHYGPMRDIVATIQPDQDEIVRTELASTLIVQGGPGTGKTAVGLHRAAYLLYEHSRLRREGVLVVGPNDTFVRYISRVLPTLGESQVVHSSVDGLVADRGKPVVEEPEVATLKGDARMAEVLRRAVWSGLRLPTEDILVRETSPYVRIPPYVVAELCSDLIDRQVPLARAREHLLERAVSHVRRNLEERGHALTDGEARRLLRAKSLRDLVSTVWPTVTPAQVLFTLLTDADALHRAADGVLTDEEQKALLWPTVPASAGRAKWSPADRFLIDEIAGLMTPPDRYGHVVIDEAQDLSPIQLRAIMRRCAGSATLLGDMAQRTTPWAAGSWAAVAEHLGVATDLVRLTTSFRVPREIIEVANALLPAIADDLPPTVSGRHVPGALATVECEDVLAELVDVLRAAEQHPDSVGIVLDDARFTTVAKHLAKAGVQTGLPHEDGADHKVSLVPVGLAKGLEFDHVVVLEPAEIAAAGATGLRLLYIALTRAISRLTVLHSRPLPQLLASR; encoded by the coding sequence GTGACCGCCGAGCAGGAACTGGTGTCCGAACGGGATTACCTGGACTACGCGCACGTGTGCCTGAGGCAGAGCCGCAAGCAGCTGCGGGAGCTGGCGGAACGGGCTCGCAAGCGGCCGGGTGACGAGTTGATGGTGGAGTGGCTGGAGTGGCGGGCGGACCAGCTGCGCGACGCCAACGAGTCGCCGCTGTTCTTCGGACGCATCGACGGCCCGGAGCCGAAACCGTGCTACATCGGCCGCCGCTACGTGAGCGACGAGCGCGACGAGCCGGTGGTGATCGACTGGCGCACGGACATGGCCAGCCGGTTCTACCGGGCCAGCCCGTCGAACCGGATGGAGGTGACGCGCCGCCGCCGGTTCGGCTTCGACGGCGTGGTCCTCACCAGCTTCGACGACGAGCCGCTGACCGAGGAAACCGCCGACACGGGCCTGAGCCGGCTGGTGATCGCCGAGATCGAACGCGCCCACTACGGCCCGATGCGCGACATCGTCGCCACCATCCAGCCCGACCAGGACGAAATCGTCCGCACGGAACTGGCCAGCACGCTGATCGTGCAGGGCGGCCCGGGAACCGGAAAGACGGCGGTCGGCCTGCACCGGGCCGCCTACCTGCTCTACGAACACAGCCGCCTGCGCCGCGAGGGCGTGCTGGTGGTCGGCCCGAACGACACGTTCGTCCGCTACATCTCCCGTGTGCTGCCGACGCTCGGTGAGAGCCAGGTGGTGCACAGCTCGGTGGACGGGCTGGTGGCGGACCGCGGGAAACCGGTGGTCGAGGAGCCGGAAGTCGCGACGCTGAAGGGCGATGCGCGGATGGCGGAAGTGCTGCGCCGGGCCGTCTGGTCCGGGCTGCGGCTGCCGACCGAGGACATCCTGGTCCGCGAGACCAGTCCGTACGTGCGGATCCCGCCGTACGTGGTAGCCGAGCTGTGCTCGGATCTGATCGACCGCCAGGTGCCGCTGGCCCGGGCCCGCGAGCACCTGCTCGAACGGGCCGTCAGCCACGTCCGCCGCAACCTGGAGGAGCGCGGCCACGCCCTCACCGACGGCGAGGCGCGACGGCTGCTCCGCGCGAAGTCGTTGCGGGACTTGGTGAGCACGGTGTGGCCGACCGTCACGCCGGCCCAGGTGCTGTTCACCCTGCTGACGGACGCCGACGCCCTGCACCGCGCCGCCGACGGCGTGCTGACCGACGAGGAGCAGAAGGCCCTGCTGTGGCCGACCGTGCCCGCGTCGGCGGGCCGGGCCAAGTGGTCCCCGGCCGACCGGTTCCTGATCGACGAGATCGCCGGCCTGATGACCCCGCCCGACCGCTACGGCCACGTGGTGATCGACGAGGCGCAGGACCTGTCGCCGATCCAGCTACGGGCGATCATGCGCCGCTGCGCCGGCTCCGCGACCCTGCTGGGCGACATGGCCCAGCGCACGACGCCGTGGGCCGCGGGCAGCTGGGCGGCGGTCGCCGAGCACCTCGGCGTGGCGACCGATCTCGTACGGCTGACGACCAGCTTCCGGGTGCCGCGCGAGATCATCGAGGTGGCGAACGCCCTGCTGCCCGCGATCGCGGACGACCTGCCGCCGACCGTCTCCGGCCGGCACGTGCCGGGCGCGCTGGCCACCGTCGAATGCGAGGACGTGCTGGCCGAGCTGGTGGACGTGCTGCGCGCCGCCGAGCAGCACCCCGACAGTGTCGGGATCGTGCTCGACGACGCGCGCTTCACAACCGTGGCCAAGCACCTGGCCAAGGCCGGCGTGCAGACCGGGCTGCCGCACGAGGACGGGGCCGACCACAAGGTGTCCCTGGTGCCGGTGGGGCTGGCCAAGGGCCTCGAGTTCGACCACGTCGTCGTGCTGGAGCCGGCGGAGATCGCCGCGGCCGGCGCGACCGGCCTGCGGCTGCTCTACATCGCGCTGACGCGGGCGATCTCCCGGCTCACCGTGCTCCACTCCCGGCCGCTGCCTCAGCTGTTGGCCAGCAGGTAG
- a CDS encoding RCC1 domain-containing protein encodes MTVFRTLAVAGVTAALTMTLLPGIAAAAAPPPPSAGATFVSVTPKRLLDTRNTRKVGAEDYVRLDLKSVVPANTTAVVFNLTGTNPTDTTTVRATPTLAGEASGASNLNLRPGETRANLVTVAIGRADWAGGVYLTNHTGSVDLIADLAGYYVDDNSGSRYTSISPLRVRDTRDSSPLGPNGTISVDLSNVLPSTAKAVTFNLTGVSPTAATVITAWPHGTAQPTVSNLNLVPGDIRPNLVTVAVGPDRVVDLNNLAGSVDLIVDVAGYYATDRGDAFFTLSPTRATDSRTGPSFGPGESRVVDLSPWLPSSAKAVVYNLTATNTTWSTFVTAYPAGTSVPNASNLNLVAGQTASNLAVTQLGAGGQLALRNNAGRVDLITDVAGYFGPAPTPCTGTCWYAFGRNDYGQLGDGTATTYRSRGAGQVPGLTAVKQVAGSMDAGYALRQDGTVWAVGRTGETNALSPQPTQIRGLDNVASITGGYRGGFAVKGDGTVWRWDNAMTASQVGGLSDVTQVSGTSVTHLALRRDGSVWKWSDLDNAPAPVQMPGRIISVATDSSSYFVIRDDHTLWAWGSNYGGELGVGSDASNVDQPTQVVGIDSVTKVAVSRNESTYAVKSDGTLWAWGSVFLSGQDYPSGGSYRFSTPKQVPTLSNVVDVAGGGWNYALAQTADGAVWGWGSLSFADALKTPDMQPTQKPSKVPGLDGLHVSGIAAGGYQVYLLANS; translated from the coding sequence GTGACTGTGTTCCGCACGCTCGCGGTCGCCGGCGTCACCGCCGCGCTGACCATGACGCTGCTGCCCGGCATCGCCGCGGCCGCGGCCCCGCCGCCACCGTCGGCGGGGGCAACTTTTGTGTCGGTGACACCGAAGCGGCTGCTCGACACCCGGAACACCCGCAAGGTCGGCGCGGAGGACTACGTCCGGCTCGACCTGAAGAGCGTGGTGCCGGCCAACACCACGGCGGTGGTGTTCAACCTGACCGGCACCAACCCGACCGACACCACGACGGTCCGGGCGACGCCGACGCTGGCCGGTGAGGCCTCGGGCGCGTCCAACCTGAACCTCCGGCCGGGGGAGACCCGCGCCAACCTGGTGACCGTCGCGATCGGACGGGCCGACTGGGCGGGCGGCGTGTACCTGACCAACCACACCGGCTCGGTGGACCTGATCGCCGATCTCGCCGGCTACTACGTCGACGACAACTCCGGCTCGCGGTACACGTCCATCAGCCCGCTCCGGGTGCGCGACACCCGTGACAGCAGTCCGCTGGGCCCGAACGGCACGATCTCGGTGGACCTGTCCAACGTCCTGCCGAGCACGGCCAAGGCGGTCACCTTCAACCTGACCGGCGTGAGCCCGACCGCGGCCACGGTGATCACCGCGTGGCCGCACGGCACCGCGCAGCCCACGGTGTCCAACCTGAACCTGGTGCCCGGCGACATCCGGCCCAACCTGGTCACGGTCGCGGTCGGCCCGGACCGCGTGGTGGACCTGAACAATCTCGCCGGCAGCGTCGACCTGATCGTGGACGTCGCCGGCTACTACGCGACCGACCGCGGCGACGCGTTCTTCACGCTGTCGCCGACGCGGGCCACGGACAGCCGCACCGGGCCGTCGTTCGGCCCCGGCGAGTCCCGGGTGGTCGACCTGTCCCCGTGGCTGCCGTCCTCGGCCAAGGCCGTGGTCTACAACCTGACCGCGACCAACACGACGTGGTCCACCTTCGTCACCGCCTACCCGGCCGGGACGTCCGTGCCGAACGCGTCCAACCTGAACCTGGTCGCCGGGCAGACCGCGTCCAACCTGGCCGTCACCCAGCTCGGCGCGGGCGGCCAGCTGGCGCTGCGCAACAACGCCGGCCGGGTCGACCTGATCACCGACGTCGCCGGCTACTTCGGCCCCGCGCCGACCCCGTGCACCGGCACGTGCTGGTACGCGTTCGGCCGCAACGACTACGGCCAGCTCGGCGACGGCACCGCCACCACCTACCGGTCGCGCGGCGCCGGGCAGGTGCCCGGCCTGACGGCGGTCAAGCAGGTCGCCGGCAGCATGGACGCCGGCTACGCGCTGCGTCAGGACGGCACGGTGTGGGCGGTCGGCCGCACCGGCGAGACGAACGCGCTCAGCCCGCAGCCGACGCAGATCCGCGGCCTGGACAACGTCGCGTCCATCACGGGCGGCTATCGCGGGGGCTTCGCCGTCAAGGGCGACGGCACCGTGTGGCGGTGGGACAACGCGATGACCGCGTCCCAGGTGGGCGGCCTGTCGGACGTCACCCAGGTGAGCGGCACGTCGGTCACGCACCTCGCGCTGCGCCGTGACGGCTCCGTGTGGAAGTGGAGCGACCTCGACAACGCCCCGGCCCCGGTGCAGATGCCGGGCCGGATCATCTCGGTCGCCACGGACAGCTCGTCCTACTTCGTGATCCGCGACGACCACACGCTGTGGGCGTGGGGCTCGAACTACGGCGGCGAACTGGGCGTCGGCTCCGACGCGTCGAACGTCGACCAGCCGACCCAGGTCGTGGGCATCGACTCGGTGACCAAGGTGGCGGTGTCCAGGAACGAGTCGACGTACGCGGTCAAGTCGGACGGGACGCTGTGGGCGTGGGGCAGCGTCTTCCTGTCCGGCCAGGACTATCCCTCGGGCGGCTCCTACCGGTTCAGCACGCCGAAGCAGGTGCCGACGCTGTCGAACGTGGTCGACGTGGCCGGCGGCGGCTGGAACTACGCGCTGGCGCAGACCGCCGACGGCGCCGTCTGGGGTTGGGGTTCCCTCTCGTTCGCCGATGCCCTCAAGACGCCGGACATGCAGCCCACCCAGAAGCCGTCCAAGGTGCCCGGCCTGGACGGGCTGCACGTCAGCGGCATCGCCGCCGGCGGCTACCAGGTCTACCTGCTGGCCAACAGCTGA
- a CDS encoding LuxR C-terminal-related transcriptional regulator: MTRILLADSQPVFVDGLCTHVVRTADLDVVAVAGTHAELVDLLRTTDADVVVLGIGLDLVERAAENAAVLVVSVSTREEDVAAAMSAGAAGYVTRQAGPEDILTAIRVVARGGLFVTADMAPLVRNRLGAGRVDSFFPQLTPREQDVLELLVRDAGTAAIARHLGITVKTVRNHVSNILVKLPARTRAEAAWLAREKLRVHPPVHTEPAVS; the protein is encoded by the coding sequence ATGACAAGAATTCTGCTCGCCGACAGCCAGCCGGTGTTCGTCGACGGGCTGTGCACGCACGTGGTCCGGACCGCGGACCTGGACGTCGTCGCCGTCGCCGGCACGCACGCCGAGCTGGTCGACCTGCTGCGCACCACGGACGCGGACGTCGTCGTGCTCGGCATCGGCCTCGACCTCGTCGAAAGGGCCGCCGAAAACGCGGCCGTGCTGGTCGTGAGCGTGTCCACCCGCGAGGAGGACGTCGCCGCCGCGATGTCCGCGGGCGCCGCCGGATACGTCACCAGGCAGGCCGGTCCCGAGGACATCCTCACCGCGATCCGGGTGGTGGCAAGGGGAGGGTTGTTCGTCACGGCCGACATGGCGCCGCTGGTGCGCAACCGGCTCGGCGCCGGCCGGGTCGACTCGTTCTTCCCCCAGTTGACGCCGCGTGAACAAGACGTGTTGGAACTTCTGGTGCGCGACGCCGGAACCGCCGCCATCGCCCGGCATCTCGGCATCACCGTGAAGACCGTGCGCAACCACGTGTCCAACATCCTGGTCAAGCTGCCCGCCCGGACCCGGGCCGAAGCCGCTTGGCTGGCAAGGGAAAAGCTCCGTGTGCACCCTCCGGTGCACACGGAGCCCGCCGTCAGCTGA